The Drosophila bipectinata strain 14024-0381.07 chromosome 2L, DbipHiC1v2, whole genome shotgun sequence genome has a segment encoding these proteins:
- the AstCC gene encoding uncharacterized protein AstCC isoform X4 — protein MVVPKRAALLLDRLMVALHHALEQERAGHRIGDFYADKSNLNEKFGEPQNGLAQQPAGEDGMYTEDDPSVLLDYDFKDVNQINRATGETQRDV, from the exons ATGGTTGTGCCGAAAAGAGCTGCCTTGCTGTTGGACCGTTTAATGGTGGCCTTGCATCACGCTCTAGAACAGGAACGAGCCGGTCACCGAATCGGTGACTTCTACGCGGACAAGAGCAATCTCAACGAGAAATTTGGAGAACCACAGAACGGATTAGCACAACAGCCAGCCGGGGAGGATG GAATGTACACAGAGGATGATCCCAGCGTATTGTTGGATTACGATTTCAAAGACGTTAACCAGATCAATCGCGCCACCGGCGAAACA CAGCGCGATGTGTAA
- the AstCC gene encoding uncharacterized protein AstCC isoform X2: protein MHQPGHRPLHSVRLRGRDPARWRTRKPSISPTKGTYHLPALLLVLLIVIQSFEPHMCRELMRHPSDERSKDKPLSTTVGGRAPHEVTLPQAKEHKRAAERSAPSQPEEIFSAPADDSGLSYDEYPMVVPKRAALLLDRLMVALHHALEQERAGHRIGDFYADKSNLNEKFGEPQNGLAQQPAGEDGMYTEDDPSVLLDYDFKDVNQINRATGETRRAGAELAGEDRSGTSSLSGSPAGPRRLHPSGPGGGRMYWRCYFNAVSCF from the exons ATGCACCAACCTGGCCATAGACCATTGCATAGTGTCAGGCTGAGGGGGCGAGATCCCGCCAGATGGAGGACCCGAAAACCTTCGATTTCCCCCACCAAAGGAACCTATCACCTGCCCGCCCTTCTATTAGTCCTTCTCATCGTCATCCAGAGCTTTGAGCCTCATATGTGCCGGGAATTGATGAGACATCCGAGCGACGAGCGCTCCAAGGACAAGCCACTCTCGACCACTGTCGGTGGTAGAGCTCCCCATGAGGTGACATTGCCCCAAGCGAAGGAGCACAAACGTGCGGCGGAAAGGTCGGCACCCAGCCAGCCGGAGGAGATTTTCAGCGCTCCGGCCGACGACAGTGGCCTCAGCTACGATGAGTATCCG ATGGTTGTGCCGAAAAGAGCTGCCTTGCTGTTGGACCGTTTAATGGTGGCCTTGCATCACGCTCTAGAACAGGAACGAGCCGGTCACCGAATCGGTGACTTCTACGCGGACAAGAGCAATCTCAACGAGAAATTTGGAGAACCACAGAACGGATTAGCACAACAGCCAGCCGGGGAGGATG GAATGTACACAGAGGATGATCCCAGCGTATTGTTGGATTACGATTTCAAAGACGTTAACCAGATCAATCGCGCCACCGGCGAAACA AGAAGAGCCGGTGCGGAATTGGCCGGAGAAGATCGATCTGGAACGTCCAGCTTATCCGGCTCCCCAGCTGGTCCACGGCGCCTCCATCCTTCCGGACCCGGCGGTGGTCGTATGTACTGGCGTTGCTATTTCAATGCCGTCAGCTGCTTttga
- the LOC108133331 gene encoding uncharacterized protein produces MTNSKLALLLLVIACVMIIAWARPRSRSSIFNEVTSLPAERRMSNDILDQISPMRRPSKRSFVIKHPAFPRLKMPRSYIREGLYNELQPEIAPGGMNFYGNDVLPLSTFELLEPDTLY; encoded by the coding sequence ATGACAAACTCAAAACTAGCCCTTCTACTTCTGGTCATCGCCTGCGTGATGATCATCGCATGGGCCCGACCTCGGTCACGGTCCTCGATTTTCAATGAGGTCACCTCCCTGCCGGCCGAGCGAAGGATGAGCAACGATATCCTGGACCAGATATCGCCGATGAGGAGGCCCTCCAAGCGGAGCTTCGTGATAAAGCATCCCGCATTCCCGCGCTTGAAGATGCCCCGCAGTTACATTCGCGAAGGTTTATACAACGAGCTTCAACCTGAAATAGCTCCAGGGGGCATGAACTTTTATGGCAACGACGTCCTGCCGCTGTCCACTTTTGAGCTCCTGGAACCAGATACATTGTATTAA
- the LOC108133332 gene encoding uncharacterized protein, with the protein MLIVRYLIALVFSIFMVATSLKIEERYRKCGGFKISTPDRLVILMKEREEQCQSQHLQRRRLQI; encoded by the coding sequence ATGTTAATTGTTCGCTATTTAATCGCCCTGGTCTTCTCCATTTTTATGGTGGCCACGTCACTGAAGATCGAGGAGCGCTATCGGAAGTGTGGCGGCTTTAAAATATCCACTCCGGATCGGCTGGTCATCCTGATGAAGGAACGTGAGGAGCAGTGCCAATCGCAACACCTGCAGCGGAGACGATTACAAATCTGA
- the AstC gene encoding uncharacterized protein AstC — protein sequence MMKFVQIILCYGLLVALLFAVTDARPSTGESGPESDGLDGQEAEDVRGAYGGGYDMSAQAIYPNIPMDRLQMLFAQYRPTYSAYLRTPTYGNMNELYRLPESKRQVRYRQCYFNPISCFRK from the exons ATGATGAAATTCGTGCAAATCATATTGTGCTACGGCCTGCTGGTGGCTCTGCTCTTTGCCGTTACCGACGCACGACCCTCAACAGGCGAATCAGGACCA GAATCTGACGGCCTGGACGGACAGGAGGCAGAGGACGTGCGAGGTGCCTATGGAGGAGGCTACGACATGTCCGCACAGGCCATCTACCCGAACATACCTATGGACCGGCTCCAGATGCTCTTTGCCCAGTACAGACCCAC CTACAGCGCCTACTTGAGGACCCCAACCTACGGCAACATGAATGAACTCTACCGGTTGCCGGAGAGCAAACGTCAAGTGCGGTACCGGCAGTGCTACTTCAATCCCATCTCCTGCTTTAGGAAGTAA
- the AstCC gene encoding uncharacterized protein AstCC isoform X5 yields MVVPKRAALLLDRLMVALHHALEQERAGHRIGDFYADKSNLNEKFGEPQNGLAQQPAGEDGMYTEDDPSVLLDYDFKDVNQINRATGETRDV; encoded by the exons ATGGTTGTGCCGAAAAGAGCTGCCTTGCTGTTGGACCGTTTAATGGTGGCCTTGCATCACGCTCTAGAACAGGAACGAGCCGGTCACCGAATCGGTGACTTCTACGCGGACAAGAGCAATCTCAACGAGAAATTTGGAGAACCACAGAACGGATTAGCACAACAGCCAGCCGGGGAGGATG GAATGTACACAGAGGATGATCCCAGCGTATTGTTGGATTACGATTTCAAAGACGTTAACCAGATCAATCGCGCCACCGGCGAAACA CGCGATGTGTAA
- the AstCC gene encoding uncharacterized protein AstCC isoform X1, which produces MHQPGHRPLHSVRLRGRDPARWRTRKPSISPTKGTYHLPALLLVLLIVIQSFEPHMCRELMRHPSDERSKDKPLSTTVGGRAPHEVTLPQAKEHKRAAERSAPSQPEEIFSAPADDSGLSYDEYPMVVPKRAALLLDRLMVALHHALEQERAGHRIGDFYADKSNLNEKFGEPQNGLAQQPAGEDGMYTEDDPSVLLDYDFKDVNQINRATGETLMAKSFQRRAGAELAGEDRSGTSSLSGSPAGPRRLHPSGPGGGRMYWRCYFNAVSCF; this is translated from the exons ATGCACCAACCTGGCCATAGACCATTGCATAGTGTCAGGCTGAGGGGGCGAGATCCCGCCAGATGGAGGACCCGAAAACCTTCGATTTCCCCCACCAAAGGAACCTATCACCTGCCCGCCCTTCTATTAGTCCTTCTCATCGTCATCCAGAGCTTTGAGCCTCATATGTGCCGGGAATTGATGAGACATCCGAGCGACGAGCGCTCCAAGGACAAGCCACTCTCGACCACTGTCGGTGGTAGAGCTCCCCATGAGGTGACATTGCCCCAAGCGAAGGAGCACAAACGTGCGGCGGAAAGGTCGGCACCCAGCCAGCCGGAGGAGATTTTCAGCGCTCCGGCCGACGACAGTGGCCTCAGCTACGATGAGTATCCG ATGGTTGTGCCGAAAAGAGCTGCCTTGCTGTTGGACCGTTTAATGGTGGCCTTGCATCACGCTCTAGAACAGGAACGAGCCGGTCACCGAATCGGTGACTTCTACGCGGACAAGAGCAATCTCAACGAGAAATTTGGAGAACCACAGAACGGATTAGCACAACAGCCAGCCGGGGAGGATG GAATGTACACAGAGGATGATCCCAGCGTATTGTTGGATTACGATTTCAAAGACGTTAACCAGATCAATCGCGCCACCGGCGAAACA TTAATGGCAAAGAGCTTTCAGAGAAGAGCCGGTGCGGAATTGGCCGGAGAAGATCGATCTGGAACGTCCAGCTTATCCGGCTCCCCAGCTGGTCCACGGCGCCTCCATCCTTCCGGACCCGGCGGTGGTCGTATGTACTGGCGTTGCTATTTCAATGCCGTCAGCTGCTTttga
- the LOC108133450 gene encoding uncharacterized protein isoform X1 has protein sequence MRSYYTSKDMRKYGDLSYESKYLLDPKFMTKQDLQQYYCYYNMSKSRSQFKKVVVVIFFLCIFSYLCMDYNLRTKLLRFRDGFDFMARIEDRYGGNLSQAYFIDTPGCRMPHFEVVDDTIAQFMFKPRPYECNKALLRASDTEPGVMHLNVDQSELWAFFNAKDISKINCNYTIITRYKDSKNNHTLVKNFKLAKVVRVPPDTEFLCLRCYSQNKVIYKDCHFFALGKEPKKQISRAKSFSERENLNQSRGSTPAHERVSVMILGLDSLSHLNFKRQMRRSADYIRKNIAHVEMWGYNKVGDNTFPNMVPLLTGLDDQELNLSCSPRSKRAFDGCSFIWKRYQQHGYRTIFAEDVAKLSAFNYNLYGFKKQPTDYYLRPMLMEMEDTLAFKKELNMYLCLGSRRTPDVLLEYIRKMVPLMNRNLFFSMFWTVAMTHDFFNFPTLLDEALLDQLTQFQESGLLNRTVVMLLSDHGLRWGSFRRTYQGMMEERQPLMMVLYPPWMKKLYPEAMANLKLNARRLSTPFDVHATMLDLLDLRNLEADQLQRRAMEMEDPDSQLPRGISLFLPLPIERTCEQAGIAAHWCTCHHRQELQTTDPRVQRAARYLVRLINNRLNHKTQCRTLYLNAILQALIAAPHSKIVKNISTDYAVDITLRLQTKPGLGVFESTVRMTGYSTVLTGTISRLNLYGSQSYCLNDPALKMFCYCHR, from the exons ATGCGTTCCTACTATACATCTAAGGATATGCGAAAATACGGTGACTTGAGCTATGA GAGCAAGTACCTTCTGGATCCAAAGTTTATGACCAAGCAGGACCTGCAGCAATACTACTGCTACTACAACATGTCCAAGAGTCGCAGTCAGTTCAagaaggtggtggtggtgatctTTTTCCTCTGCATCTTCTCCTACCTTTGCATGGACTACAACCTGCGGACAAAGTTGCTGCGATTCCGCGATGGCTTCGATTTCATGGCCCGCATCGAGGACCGCTACGGAGGAAACTTAAGTCAGGCGTATTTCATAGATACACCTGGCTGCCGGATGCCGCACTTCGAGGTGGTCGACGACACCATCGCGCAGTTCATGTTCAAGCCACGGCCGTATGAATGCAACAAGGCTCTTCTACGGGCGAGCGACACAGAACCCGGGGTGATGCATCTAAATGTTGACCAAAGTGAACTATGGGCCTTCTTCAACGCGAAAGATATATCTAAGATAAACTGTAACTATACAATCATAACGCGTTATAAAGACTCTAAGAACAACCACACTCTGGTCAAGAACTTCAAGCTGGCGAAAGTCGTACGCGTTCCACCGGACACGGAGTTCCTGTGTCTGCGGTGTTATAGTCAGAACAAAGTCATCTACAAGGACTGTCATTTCTTTGCCCTGGGAAAGGAACCAAAGAAACAGATTTCTCGTGCCAAATCCTTTTCCGAGAGGGAGAACTTAAACCAAAGCAGAGGATCTACTCCTGCCCACGAACGTGTCTCCGTGATGATCCTTGGCTTGGACAGTTTGTCGCACTTAAACTTTAAGCGGCAAATGCGACGCTCTGCAGACTACATTCGTAAGAATATCGCCCACGTTGAAATGTGGGGCTACAACAAGGTAGGAGACAACACCTTTCCCAATATGGTACCCCTGCTGACCGGGTTGGACGACCAAGAGCTTAATCTCTCCTGCTCCCCAAGGTCAAAGCGGGCCTTCGATGGCTGCTCGTTCATTTGGAAACGCTATCAACAACACGGTTACCGCACCATTTTTGCCGAGGATGTTGCCAAGCTTTCTGCTTTCAATTATAATCTATACGGTTTTAAGAAGCAGCCCACGGACTACTATCTACGTCCTATGCTCATGGAAATGGAAGATACGCTGGCCTTTAAAAAAGAGCTTAATATGTACCTCTGTTTGGGCAGCCGGCGAACGCCGGACGTGCTACTGGAGTATATACGGAAGATGGTTCCACTGATGAACCGCAACCTTTTTTTCTCCATGTTTTGGACAGTGGCTATGACTCACGACTTCTTCAACTTCCCCACCCTTCTGGATGAGGCCTTGCTAGATCAGTTAACGCAATTTCAGGAGTCCGGATTACTAAACCGGACCGTGGTGATGCTTCTTTCAGATCATGGACTGAGATGGGGCTCCTTTCGACGCACCTACCAAGGCATGATGGAGGAACGTCAGCCGCTAATGATGGTCTTGTATCCGCCATGGATGAAAAAACTATATCCGGAAGCCATGGCCAATCTGAAGCTCAATGCAAGACGGCTGAGTACTCCTTTTGATGTGCACGCCACCATGTTGGACCTGCTGGATTTGAGGAACCTGGAGGCCGATCAATTGCAGCGTCGAGCAATGGAGATGGAGGACCCAGACAGCCAGCTGCCACGTGGCATCAGTCTGTTCCTGCCACTGCCGATAGAGAGGACATGCGAACAGGCGGGAATCGCCGCCCACTGGTGCACCTGCCACCACCGCCAAGAGCTACAGACCACCGATCCCCGGGTGCAGCGGGCAGCCCGGTATCTGGTCCGGCTAATCAACAATCGGCTGAACCATAAAACGCAATGCCGGACTCTCTACCTGAATGCCATACTCCAGGCCCTGATAGCGGCACCACACTCTAAGATCGTTAAGAACATCTCCACGGACTATGCGGTGGACATTACCCTGCGCCTGCAGACAAAACCAGGCCTGGGTGTCTTTGAGTCGACTGTCCGAATGACTGGATATTCAACTGTGCTCACTGGCACCATCAGCCGGTTAAATTTGTACGGAAGCCAGAGCTACTGCCTTAACGATCCGGCCCTCAAAATGTTTTGTTATTGTCACAGATAA
- the LOC108133450 gene encoding uncharacterized protein isoform X2 — MTKQDLQQYYCYYNMSKSRSQFKKVVVVIFFLCIFSYLCMDYNLRTKLLRFRDGFDFMARIEDRYGGNLSQAYFIDTPGCRMPHFEVVDDTIAQFMFKPRPYECNKALLRASDTEPGVMHLNVDQSELWAFFNAKDISKINCNYTIITRYKDSKNNHTLVKNFKLAKVVRVPPDTEFLCLRCYSQNKVIYKDCHFFALGKEPKKQISRAKSFSERENLNQSRGSTPAHERVSVMILGLDSLSHLNFKRQMRRSADYIRKNIAHVEMWGYNKVGDNTFPNMVPLLTGLDDQELNLSCSPRSKRAFDGCSFIWKRYQQHGYRTIFAEDVAKLSAFNYNLYGFKKQPTDYYLRPMLMEMEDTLAFKKELNMYLCLGSRRTPDVLLEYIRKMVPLMNRNLFFSMFWTVAMTHDFFNFPTLLDEALLDQLTQFQESGLLNRTVVMLLSDHGLRWGSFRRTYQGMMEERQPLMMVLYPPWMKKLYPEAMANLKLNARRLSTPFDVHATMLDLLDLRNLEADQLQRRAMEMEDPDSQLPRGISLFLPLPIERTCEQAGIAAHWCTCHHRQELQTTDPRVQRAARYLVRLINNRLNHKTQCRTLYLNAILQALIAAPHSKIVKNISTDYAVDITLRLQTKPGLGVFESTVRMTGYSTVLTGTISRLNLYGSQSYCLNDPALKMFCYCHR; from the coding sequence ATGACCAAGCAGGACCTGCAGCAATACTACTGCTACTACAACATGTCCAAGAGTCGCAGTCAGTTCAagaaggtggtggtggtgatctTTTTCCTCTGCATCTTCTCCTACCTTTGCATGGACTACAACCTGCGGACAAAGTTGCTGCGATTCCGCGATGGCTTCGATTTCATGGCCCGCATCGAGGACCGCTACGGAGGAAACTTAAGTCAGGCGTATTTCATAGATACACCTGGCTGCCGGATGCCGCACTTCGAGGTGGTCGACGACACCATCGCGCAGTTCATGTTCAAGCCACGGCCGTATGAATGCAACAAGGCTCTTCTACGGGCGAGCGACACAGAACCCGGGGTGATGCATCTAAATGTTGACCAAAGTGAACTATGGGCCTTCTTCAACGCGAAAGATATATCTAAGATAAACTGTAACTATACAATCATAACGCGTTATAAAGACTCTAAGAACAACCACACTCTGGTCAAGAACTTCAAGCTGGCGAAAGTCGTACGCGTTCCACCGGACACGGAGTTCCTGTGTCTGCGGTGTTATAGTCAGAACAAAGTCATCTACAAGGACTGTCATTTCTTTGCCCTGGGAAAGGAACCAAAGAAACAGATTTCTCGTGCCAAATCCTTTTCCGAGAGGGAGAACTTAAACCAAAGCAGAGGATCTACTCCTGCCCACGAACGTGTCTCCGTGATGATCCTTGGCTTGGACAGTTTGTCGCACTTAAACTTTAAGCGGCAAATGCGACGCTCTGCAGACTACATTCGTAAGAATATCGCCCACGTTGAAATGTGGGGCTACAACAAGGTAGGAGACAACACCTTTCCCAATATGGTACCCCTGCTGACCGGGTTGGACGACCAAGAGCTTAATCTCTCCTGCTCCCCAAGGTCAAAGCGGGCCTTCGATGGCTGCTCGTTCATTTGGAAACGCTATCAACAACACGGTTACCGCACCATTTTTGCCGAGGATGTTGCCAAGCTTTCTGCTTTCAATTATAATCTATACGGTTTTAAGAAGCAGCCCACGGACTACTATCTACGTCCTATGCTCATGGAAATGGAAGATACGCTGGCCTTTAAAAAAGAGCTTAATATGTACCTCTGTTTGGGCAGCCGGCGAACGCCGGACGTGCTACTGGAGTATATACGGAAGATGGTTCCACTGATGAACCGCAACCTTTTTTTCTCCATGTTTTGGACAGTGGCTATGACTCACGACTTCTTCAACTTCCCCACCCTTCTGGATGAGGCCTTGCTAGATCAGTTAACGCAATTTCAGGAGTCCGGATTACTAAACCGGACCGTGGTGATGCTTCTTTCAGATCATGGACTGAGATGGGGCTCCTTTCGACGCACCTACCAAGGCATGATGGAGGAACGTCAGCCGCTAATGATGGTCTTGTATCCGCCATGGATGAAAAAACTATATCCGGAAGCCATGGCCAATCTGAAGCTCAATGCAAGACGGCTGAGTACTCCTTTTGATGTGCACGCCACCATGTTGGACCTGCTGGATTTGAGGAACCTGGAGGCCGATCAATTGCAGCGTCGAGCAATGGAGATGGAGGACCCAGACAGCCAGCTGCCACGTGGCATCAGTCTGTTCCTGCCACTGCCGATAGAGAGGACATGCGAACAGGCGGGAATCGCCGCCCACTGGTGCACCTGCCACCACCGCCAAGAGCTACAGACCACCGATCCCCGGGTGCAGCGGGCAGCCCGGTATCTGGTCCGGCTAATCAACAATCGGCTGAACCATAAAACGCAATGCCGGACTCTCTACCTGAATGCCATACTCCAGGCCCTGATAGCGGCACCACACTCTAAGATCGTTAAGAACATCTCCACGGACTATGCGGTGGACATTACCCTGCGCCTGCAGACAAAACCAGGCCTGGGTGTCTTTGAGTCGACTGTCCGAATGACTGGATATTCAACTGTGCTCACTGGCACCATCAGCCGGTTAAATTTGTACGGAAGCCAGAGCTACTGCCTTAACGATCCGGCCCTCAAAATGTTTTGTTATTGTCACAGATAA
- the AstCC gene encoding uncharacterized protein AstCC isoform X3 yields MVVPKRAALLLDRLMVALHHALEQERAGHRIGDFYADKSNLNEKFGEPQNGLAQQPAGEDGMYTEDDPSVLLDYDFKDVNQINRATGETLMAKSFQRRAGAELAGEDRSGTSSLSGSPAGPRRLHPSGPGGGRMYWRCYFNAVSCF; encoded by the exons ATGGTTGTGCCGAAAAGAGCTGCCTTGCTGTTGGACCGTTTAATGGTGGCCTTGCATCACGCTCTAGAACAGGAACGAGCCGGTCACCGAATCGGTGACTTCTACGCGGACAAGAGCAATCTCAACGAGAAATTTGGAGAACCACAGAACGGATTAGCACAACAGCCAGCCGGGGAGGATG GAATGTACACAGAGGATGATCCCAGCGTATTGTTGGATTACGATTTCAAAGACGTTAACCAGATCAATCGCGCCACCGGCGAAACA TTAATGGCAAAGAGCTTTCAGAGAAGAGCCGGTGCGGAATTGGCCGGAGAAGATCGATCTGGAACGTCCAGCTTATCCGGCTCCCCAGCTGGTCCACGGCGCCTCCATCCTTCCGGACCCGGCGGTGGTCGTATGTACTGGCGTTGCTATTTCAATGCCGTCAGCTGCTTttga